The following proteins come from a genomic window of Aequorivita marisscotiae:
- a CDS encoding type II toxin-antitoxin system RelE/ParE family toxin — translation MNLIWTENAEETFYEILLYISTEFSERNAQKFYDESHKMLERIALEPYLFSVSEKKSIRKAVIHKYTTLFYFVDTETDTIYLFSFFDTRQNPNKKP, via the coding sequence ATGAATTTAATTTGGACCGAAAATGCAGAAGAAACCTTTTACGAAATCCTACTGTACATTTCTACCGAATTTTCAGAACGCAACGCCCAAAAATTTTATGATGAATCCCATAAAATGCTGGAGAGAATAGCTTTGGAACCTTATTTATTTAGTGTGTCTGAAAAGAAATCTATCAGAAAAGCGGTAATACATAAATATACTACATTATTTTACTTCGTAGATACTGAGACAGATACCATCTATTTGTTTTCTTTTTTTGACACACGTCAAAATCCAAATAAAAAACCATAG
- a CDS encoding GYDIA family GHMP kinase, whose amino-acid sequence MKKTFQSNGKLLLTGEYVVLDGATALAIPTKYGQSLEVEVSERKGVHWQSFTEKGAVWFEGFFDVKNFETQDAESETASTLAKILREARNLNPDFLLKSEGITVKTKLDFPRNWGLGTSSTLINNIAQWANVNPFKLLKNSFGGSGYDIAAAQSDAPILYELENENPKFKTIQLSWDFKDALFFVHLNQKQDSKEGISHYRNTRVDRNTIQQISEISNTLLTCPSLSDFEDLMNAHEGIISEIIKLPTIKEHLFNDYPHTIKSLGAWGGDFVLVTGREKDMGYFRKKGFDVILPFEEMIL is encoded by the coding sequence TTGAAAAAAACATTCCAAAGCAACGGAAAATTATTGCTCACGGGCGAATATGTGGTTCTCGATGGCGCAACGGCTTTGGCCATACCTACAAAATACGGGCAATCTTTAGAAGTTGAAGTTTCAGAAAGAAAAGGAGTCCATTGGCAAAGTTTTACTGAAAAAGGAGCTGTTTGGTTTGAAGGTTTTTTCGATGTAAAAAATTTTGAAACCCAAGATGCAGAAAGTGAAACCGCAAGTACCTTGGCAAAAATACTTCGTGAAGCACGAAATCTAAATCCTGATTTTCTTTTAAAATCTGAAGGAATTACAGTCAAAACCAAATTGGATTTTCCCCGAAATTGGGGTTTGGGCACTTCTTCAACCCTTATAAATAACATTGCACAATGGGCAAATGTGAACCCTTTTAAACTTTTAAAAAACAGCTTCGGCGGAAGTGGTTACGACATTGCCGCCGCACAAAGTGACGCCCCTATTTTATATGAATTGGAGAATGAAAATCCTAAATTTAAAACAATTCAACTTTCTTGGGATTTTAAAGATGCACTGTTTTTTGTGCATTTAAATCAAAAACAAGACAGTAAAGAAGGCATTTCACACTATAGAAATACTAGAGTTGACCGAAATACAATTCAGCAAATTTCGGAAATAAGCAATACGTTATTAACCTGCCCTTCCCTTTCAGACTTTGAAGATTTAATGAATGCCCACGAGGGAATTATTTCAGAAATTATAAAACTGCCCACAATTAAAGAGCACCTTTTTAATGATTATCCGCACACGATAAAGAGCTTGGGCGCTTGGGGCGGCGATTTTGTTTTGGTAACTGGAAGAGAAAAGGATATGGGTTATTTTAGAAAAAAGGGGTTTGATGTTATTCTTCCTTTTGAAGAAATGATTCTCTAA
- a CDS encoding type III pantothenate kinase, translated as MNLVIDVGNTLVKLGVFDSDSLKHKKSCIKPDFLPTLEEIYESFPAIKRSIVSSVSNLSEHQLSKLKQLYKVLILNHETEVPFKNSYTTPQTLGIDRIALVSAAAHKHKEKNVLIIDAGTCITYDFLNDKNEYLGGAISPGITMRYKSLHTFTAKLPLLEATSTKLITGNSTVSAIHSGVVNGMLFEIDGFITAYKENYENLTVILTGGDAHFLRDSIKNDIFANSNFLMEGLNHILEYNNH; from the coding sequence ATGAATCTTGTAATTGATGTTGGTAATACCTTAGTAAAGCTTGGAGTGTTTGATTCTGACAGCCTTAAACACAAAAAGAGTTGTATAAAACCAGACTTTTTACCCACGCTCGAAGAAATTTATGAAAGTTTCCCCGCAATAAAACGCAGTATTGTTTCTTCGGTTTCTAATCTTTCAGAACATCAACTTTCAAAATTGAAACAGCTTTACAAAGTTTTAATTTTAAATCACGAAACCGAGGTTCCTTTTAAAAATAGTTATACCACACCGCAAACCTTGGGTATAGACCGAATTGCACTAGTGAGTGCCGCGGCGCATAAGCACAAAGAAAAAAATGTACTAATTATTGATGCGGGAACTTGCATAACGTACGATTTTTTAAATGACAAAAACGAATATCTCGGAGGGGCTATTTCACCTGGAATTACAATGCGTTATAAGTCGCTACATACGTTCACGGCAAAATTACCGTTATTGGAAGCAACTAGTACTAAATTAATAACGGGAAATAGCACGGTGAGCGCCATTCACTCCGGTGTGGTAAACGGAATGCTGTTTGAAATAGATGGATTTATTACTGCCTACAAAGAAAATTATGAGAATTTAACAGTTATTTTAACAGGAGGAGACGCACATTTTTTGCGTGATAGCATAAAAAATGACATCTTTGCCAACTCAAATTTTTTAATGGAGGGCTTGAACCACATTTTAGAATATAACAATCATTGA
- a CDS encoding tetratricopeptide repeat protein, translated as MKTKFLLLFSIALLTFSGSSFAQAPDDCAISLSYFTEPAKIKNYEAALPHYEKLIKECPDYNLAIYQYGVKMFEYFVEEKGDKSKVTDLIQAYKLRLENFPEKTKEGDVLSTIAQIKYDYGIGSKLEQFNAFDEAFKKHPEDFTSGKSLYTYFSLAVELYNNGEKTLQEIFNLYDVVIDKIDAEKNNLASKFTILMNKEEAGNTLTSKEKRAKDVYENNLGVYTTVESSVNGTLGQLADCKNLVPFYEKDFEEKKNDIDWLKSASNRLDAKECETPLSNKLAVRLHELEPSSTSAYLLGKQAEAEGKASKALEYFNQAADLEKDNSKKYRIYYSIAENYRKKGSYGTARNYYNKMLEVKPSAGIAYYKIGAMYADSANNCGNTVFEKRAMYWLAADMMDKAARVDGSVAGNARAAASSYRGRAPQPSDIFSEGMAGKTVKFNCWVGGSVKVPNL; from the coding sequence ATGAAAACAAAATTCCTTTTATTATTCTCAATTGCACTACTCACTTTTTCTGGATCATCTTTTGCCCAGGCTCCTGACGATTGTGCAATTTCGTTATCCTATTTCACCGAACCTGCCAAAATAAAAAACTATGAGGCTGCGCTTCCACATTACGAAAAACTAATAAAAGAATGTCCAGACTACAATCTTGCCATCTACCAATATGGCGTTAAAATGTTTGAATATTTTGTTGAAGAAAAAGGAGACAAAAGCAAAGTAACCGATTTAATCCAAGCATATAAATTGAGATTGGAGAATTTTCCGGAAAAAACGAAAGAAGGAGATGTACTTTCTACTATAGCGCAAATAAAATACGATTACGGTATTGGCTCCAAGCTCGAGCAATTTAACGCATTTGACGAAGCGTTTAAAAAACACCCTGAAGATTTCACCAGCGGAAAAAGTCTTTATACCTATTTCTCATTAGCGGTAGAACTTTATAACAACGGTGAGAAAACACTTCAGGAAATTTTTAATCTATACGACGTAGTAATAGATAAAATAGATGCTGAAAAAAACAACCTTGCTTCAAAATTCACTATTTTAATGAATAAAGAGGAAGCAGGCAACACCCTTACCAGCAAAGAAAAACGTGCAAAAGACGTTTACGAAAACAACTTGGGTGTATATACTACTGTTGAAAGCAGTGTTAATGGCACATTGGGTCAATTAGCAGATTGTAAAAATCTAGTTCCGTTTTACGAAAAAGATTTTGAAGAAAAAAAGAACGATATAGACTGGTTAAAATCTGCAAGTAACAGATTGGATGCCAAGGAATGTGAAACGCCATTGTCTAACAAGTTAGCAGTGCGTCTTCACGAATTGGAGCCAAGTTCTACTTCTGCTTATTTATTAGGAAAGCAAGCCGAAGCTGAAGGGAAAGCATCTAAAGCTTTAGAATACTTTAACCAAGCAGCTGATCTTGAAAAAGACAATTCAAAAAAATACAGAATTTATTATAGTATCGCAGAAAACTACCGCAAAAAAGGAAGTTATGGTACTGCAAGAAATTATTACAACAAGATGTTAGAGGTAAAACCATCTGCGGGTATTGCTTACTATAAAATAGGCGCTATGTACGCAGATAGCGCAAACAACTGCGGAAACACAGTTTTCGAAAAAAGAGCTATGTACTGGTTAGCAGCAGACATGATGGATAAAGCAGCTCGTGTAGATGGTTCTGTTGCAGGAAATGCTAGAGCAGCGGCATCGTCATACAGAGGGCGCGCCCCACAACCAAGCGATATTTTCTCTGAAGGTATGGCCGGAAAAACAGTTAAATTTAATTGTTGGGTTGGTGGAAGCGTAAAAGTTCCTAACTTATAG
- the lptC gene encoding LPS export ABC transporter periplasmic protein LptC: MYTPLNMFKSVIALVLAITFFACESNYQNVKKLSLSDGAPVAEGKNVNFKYTDSGKLVTNLLAEKLLDFSNLEFPYKEFPNGIEVRFWDDDGKKNIVTADYAIQFDETGLVDLRQNVVVVTADSVVLKANQLYWDQKNKWVFTDKPYQIKFKDGSYNEGAVGFDSSEDFTTFLSRKNQGVQLVDKNKTIDGK, from the coding sequence ATGTACACCCCACTAAATATGTTTAAAAGCGTGATAGCCTTGGTATTGGCTATCACGTTTTTTGCATGTGAAAGCAATTACCAAAACGTAAAAAAACTGAGCCTTTCAGACGGCGCTCCCGTGGCCGAAGGCAAAAACGTAAATTTTAAATATACCGATTCGGGAAAACTGGTTACCAATCTTTTAGCTGAAAAGTTACTGGATTTTTCAAATTTAGAGTTCCCGTATAAAGAATTTCCCAACGGAATTGAAGTTAGATTTTGGGACGACGATGGCAAAAAAAATATTGTAACAGCAGATTATGCCATTCAGTTTGACGAAACGGGCCTGGTAGATTTACGCCAGAATGTAGTAGTTGTTACCGCAGACAGCGTAGTGTTAAAAGCGAACCAACTTTACTGGGACCAAAAAAACAAATGGGTTTTTACCGATAAACCCTATCAAATAAAATTTAAGGATGGTTCGTACAATGAGGGCGCGGTTGGGTTTGACAGCAGTGAAGATTTTACTACCTTTCTATCCCGAAAGAACCAAGGAGTACAATTAGTAGATAAAAATAAAACTATAGATGGTAAATAA
- a CDS encoding hemolysin family protein: MLILSAFFSGMEIAYVSSNKIHIEIEKKQNTFLAGILKKITRRPSKFIATMLVGNNIALVVYGFFMGDLLMQYIPLAGFGGLFVQTIISTLIILMTAEFLPKVFFQIYANSLVKIFALPAYFFYVLFSLISEFVIWISDLVLKLIFKSEGDTVQLTFSKLELGNYISEQMDIAETKDEMDSEIQIFQNALDFSEVKSREAMIPRTEIVAVDINTTPKELAKIFTETGLSKIIVYKDNIDDILGYVHSFELFNKPANIKKVLMPVVFVPETMLIKDVLGILSKKRKSIAVVIDEYGGTSGIITVEDIIEELFGDIEDEHDSIALIEEEIGNGHYKFSARLEVDYINENYNLNLEESENYETLGGLIVNYTEEIPDQGETVEIDDYIFTILEVSSTKIELVEVKNNADD; encoded by the coding sequence ATGCTCATTCTCTCCGCCTTTTTCTCGGGCATGGAGATTGCCTACGTTTCTTCCAACAAAATCCATATAGAAATTGAGAAAAAACAGAACACCTTTTTAGCGGGTATTCTAAAAAAAATAACCCGACGCCCGTCAAAATTTATTGCTACAATGTTGGTTGGTAATAACATTGCGCTGGTTGTTTATGGTTTTTTTATGGGCGATTTGTTAATGCAGTATATTCCACTGGCTGGCTTCGGAGGGCTCTTTGTGCAAACCATAATTTCTACTCTTATTATTTTAATGACCGCAGAGTTTTTGCCTAAAGTGTTCTTTCAAATTTACGCCAATAGTTTGGTTAAAATTTTTGCGTTACCGGCCTACTTTTTTTATGTACTCTTCTCGTTAATTTCTGAATTTGTAATTTGGATTTCAGACCTAGTACTGAAATTAATTTTTAAATCTGAAGGCGATACGGTACAACTCACCTTCAGCAAATTAGAATTGGGCAATTACATTTCGGAACAAATGGATATTGCCGAAACCAAAGACGAAATGGATTCGGAAATACAAATTTTCCAAAACGCTTTAGATTTTTCCGAAGTAAAATCGCGCGAAGCCATGATTCCGCGAACAGAAATTGTAGCAGTAGATATTAACACCACTCCTAAGGAACTCGCCAAAATTTTTACCGAAACCGGCCTTTCAAAAATAATAGTTTACAAAGACAATATAGACGATATTTTAGGCTATGTGCATTCCTTTGAACTCTTTAATAAGCCGGCCAACATTAAAAAAGTTTTAATGCCAGTTGTTTTTGTCCCCGAAACTATGCTCATTAAAGACGTGCTCGGCATCCTGAGTAAAAAAAGAAAGAGTATTGCCGTGGTTATAGATGAATATGGCGGAACCAGCGGCATTATTACCGTAGAAGATATTATTGAAGAACTCTTTGGCGATATAGAAGACGAGCACGACAGTATAGCCCTGATTGAAGAAGAAATTGGCAACGGACATTATAAATTTTCTGCGCGTTTAGAGGTAGATTACATAAATGAAAATTACAACCTTAACCTAGAAGAAAGCGAAAATTATGAAACTTTGGGCGGTTTAATTGTTAACTACACCGAAGAAATTCCCGACCAAGGTGAAACCGTGGAAATTGACGATTATATATTTACAATTCTAGAAGTTTCCAGTACAAAAATTGAACTCGTAGAAGTAAAAAACAACGCGGACGATTAG
- a CDS encoding peptidylprolyl isomerase, whose amino-acid sequence MAILNSIRKRGIFLILIIALALFAFILSDVLTKGGGTKVQDTIATINGTDVSRQSFMEQVEATQRNMGPNSNATQAVNMVWERELRRVIQEEQYEKAGLSVEKAQLDDALKTTLANNQTFLNEAGQVDDGKIQEYIASIKASSPAMYKQWLDFEKNTENSILQRTYYNLVKGGLRTTVIEGEQEYHFQNDNLNINYVMIPYSKIADEDVTVSDDEIKKYVATHPNDYEVEAQADIQYVFFSEQPSEEDIAEAKMQTAQLLNNKVEYNQNTKINDTIAGFRNTKNYEEFVNANSDVPFFDRWMFKNELPQTVADTLINLNEGDFYGPFKVDNTFYLSKVLETKKMPDSAASKHILIRYVGTMRAPETITRTKEEARKLADSILSVVKKDKSKFADLANELSDDGSSQNGGDLGSSTPGRMVPPFDKFIFNNPTGTIGLVETDFGFHIVEVGEQSEPKKAIKLATVVKAIEPSDNTINDVFSNASKFEVALKDGDFSELAKAQNLEVKPVNNLAKMEGNIPGLGANRSIVNWAFEEDTKVGDYKRFSVSDGYVIAQLTRKNEKGLMSVAQATATVKPILLKEKKAEKIRNSVTGNTLEEVAKNQSVSVQTATGITMANPLIGANSEPKVVGTAFGTKPGETTGLINGNTGVYMVKTTAFNPAPKLESYVNYANQLSSKAVPAAQSAVYNALKKKAEIEDNRATFY is encoded by the coding sequence ATGGCAATCTTAAACAGTATTAGAAAAAGAGGGATATTCCTTATCCTTATTATTGCATTGGCACTTTTCGCCTTTATTTTAAGCGATGTTTTAACCAAAGGCGGAGGCACAAAAGTTCAGGATACAATTGCCACCATAAATGGCACAGACGTTTCCAGACAGAGTTTTATGGAACAAGTGGAAGCTACACAGCGAAACATGGGGCCAAATTCCAATGCCACACAAGCCGTTAATATGGTTTGGGAGCGTGAACTTCGTCGTGTAATTCAGGAAGAACAGTATGAAAAAGCAGGACTTTCGGTTGAAAAAGCACAATTAGACGATGCACTTAAAACAACCTTGGCAAACAACCAAACCTTTTTAAATGAAGCTGGACAGGTTGATGATGGCAAAATTCAAGAATACATTGCAAGCATTAAGGCATCTTCACCAGCTATGTATAAACAATGGCTCGATTTTGAAAAAAATACCGAAAATAGCATACTTCAGCGTACCTACTACAATTTGGTTAAAGGTGGCTTACGAACTACCGTTATTGAAGGTGAGCAAGAATACCATTTTCAAAACGACAATTTAAACATTAACTACGTTATGATTCCTTACAGCAAAATTGCTGACGAGGATGTAACCGTTTCTGATGACGAAATAAAGAAATATGTAGCCACGCATCCAAATGATTACGAAGTAGAAGCACAAGCAGATATTCAATATGTATTTTTTTCTGAGCAACCTTCGGAAGAAGATATTGCCGAAGCTAAAATGCAAACAGCCCAATTACTTAACAACAAAGTAGAATATAACCAAAACACTAAAATTAACGACACTATCGCTGGTTTTAGAAATACCAAAAATTACGAAGAATTTGTAAATGCAAATTCCGATGTTCCGTTTTTTGACCGTTGGATGTTTAAAAATGAACTTCCACAAACGGTTGCAGATACATTGATTAACTTAAACGAAGGCGATTTTTACGGTCCTTTTAAAGTTGATAATACATTCTACCTTTCAAAGGTTTTAGAGACCAAAAAAATGCCCGATTCAGCAGCGTCTAAACACATCTTAATTCGCTATGTAGGTACTATGCGCGCTCCCGAAACAATTACAAGAACTAAAGAGGAAGCACGTAAATTGGCAGATAGCATATTAAGCGTAGTTAAAAAAGACAAATCTAAATTCGCAGATCTAGCCAACGAATTATCAGACGATGGGTCCAGTCAAAACGGCGGCGACTTAGGCAGTTCTACTCCAGGCCGAATGGTACCACCTTTTGATAAATTTATTTTCAACAACCCAACGGGAACAATCGGGTTGGTAGAAACAGATTTCGGTTTTCATATTGTGGAGGTTGGCGAACAATCTGAACCTAAAAAAGCTATTAAACTCGCAACTGTTGTAAAAGCCATTGAACCGTCTGACAATACAATTAACGACGTATTTTCCAATGCCTCAAAATTTGAGGTGGCTTTAAAAGACGGCGACTTTTCAGAATTGGCAAAAGCTCAAAATCTAGAAGTAAAACCCGTTAACAATCTTGCTAAAATGGAAGGCAATATTCCCGGACTGGGAGCAAACCGCAGTATTGTAAATTGGGCTTTTGAAGAAGATACCAAAGTTGGAGACTACAAGCGTTTTAGCGTATCAGACGGCTATGTAATTGCACAGCTTACCCGTAAAAATGAAAAAGGTTTAATGAGCGTTGCACAAGCTACCGCCACTGTTAAGCCTATTTTATTAAAGGAGAAAAAAGCCGAAAAAATACGCAATTCGGTTACCGGCAATACGCTCGAGGAAGTTGCCAAAAACCAAAGTGTAAGTGTGCAAACAGCAACTGGTATTACTATGGCCAATCCATTAATTGGAGCCAATAGCGAGCCTAAAGTTGTGGGTACTGCTTTCGGCACTAAACCAGGCGAAACCACCGGGTTAATTAATGGTAACACTGGCGTTTATATGGTAAAAACTACCGCTTTTAATCCTGCTCCAAAACTAGAGTCGTATGTAAACTATGCGAACCAACTAAGTTCTAAAGCAGTTCCAGCGGCACAAAGCGCCGTTTATAACGCACTAAAAAAGAAAGCCGAGATTGAAGATAATCGCGCAACTTTCTATTAA
- a CDS encoding tryptophan 2,3-dioxygenase family protein, with product MDNSEIIAAIEEKYRALGENPQTYLNGLLQAKPINYWDYIQVDTLLSLQKTRTDFKDEEIFVMYHQVTELTLKMMVHEIKQLSEGENLSEETWITKLDRLKRYTRMLITSFDIMKDGMSYDDYNIFRATLTPASGFQSAQFRVLEIYCTKLENLINSQGRERMPDNPSIDDYFENIYWKDAGLNRKTGKMTLTLRQFIEKYEADFKVLAKNTMGKTLEERVAQMPNPSDELKDKLKQFDHFYNVAWPIVHLDTANHYLNSKGETKAATGGSDWQKYLHPKYQQRKFFPELWSAEEVANWGE from the coding sequence ATGGATAATTCAGAAATTATAGCAGCCATAGAGGAAAAATACCGCGCTCTGGGCGAAAATCCCCAAACCTACTTAAACGGTCTTTTACAAGCCAAACCCATTAATTATTGGGATTATATTCAAGTAGACACGCTTTTGTCACTTCAAAAAACGCGAACCGATTTTAAGGACGAAGAAATATTCGTGATGTACCATCAAGTTACCGAACTCACCCTAAAAATGATGGTTCACGAAATAAAACAACTTTCAGAAGGTGAGAATCTTTCAGAAGAAACTTGGATTACAAAGCTAGACCGCTTAAAGCGCTACACTCGTATGCTTATCACTTCATTCGACATTATGAAGGACGGCATGAGCTATGACGATTATAATATTTTTCGCGCAACCCTTACTCCTGCCAGCGGCTTTCAGAGCGCGCAATTTCGCGTGTTAGAAATATATTGCACCAAGCTAGAAAACCTTATAAATAGTCAAGGTAGAGAGCGCATGCCCGACAATCCATCAATTGATGATTATTTTGAAAACATTTATTGGAAAGACGCAGGTTTAAACCGAAAAACCGGTAAAATGACCTTAACGCTACGACAGTTTATTGAAAAATACGAAGCCGATTTTAAGGTCTTAGCCAAAAATACTATGGGGAAAACGCTCGAGGAACGCGTAGCACAAATGCCCAATCCTTCAGACGAACTAAAAGATAAATTAAAACAATTTGATCATTTTTATAATGTAGCCTGGCCCATTGTTCATTTAGATACAGCAAATCATTATTTAAACAGCAAAGGCGAAACTAAAGCCGCGACGGGAGGCTCTGATTGGCAAAAGTACCTCCACCCCAAATATCAGCAGCGCAAATTTTTTCCAGAATTATGGTCGGCTGAAGAAGTTGCAAATTGGGGCGAATAA
- a CDS encoding DUF488 domain-containing protein, producing MDIKTKRIYEDANKTDGFRVLVDRIWPRGVSKEDANLNEWMKEIAPSKELRKWFDHKEERFDEFSKKYKSELKKKDDLVQQLIAKANDKRITLLYGAKDEKNNQAIVLKEYLENQ from the coding sequence ATGGACATAAAAACCAAACGCATTTATGAAGATGCCAACAAAACTGATGGCTTTAGGGTTTTAGTAGATAGAATCTGGCCACGTGGCGTGAGTAAAGAAGATGCAAACCTAAACGAATGGATGAAGGAAATAGCCCCTTCAAAAGAGCTTCGGAAATGGTTTGATCACAAAGAAGAACGCTTTGATGAATTCTCCAAAAAGTACAAAAGTGAATTGAAAAAAAAGGATGACCTTGTGCAGCAATTAATAGCGAAGGCAAATGATAAACGCATCACCCTTCTCTATGGAGCCAAAGACGAAAAAAATAACCAAGCCATTGTGTTAAAGGAATATCTCGAAAACCAATAA
- a CDS encoding DUF481 domain-containing protein — protein MKYFVALLIISFSITAKSQILNAESLRKVTDTSGFSGSVSLGFSLKRNVNDYFAFSSSTHLQYKMNKHLVLLKNDIELKNIEGNKFENAGITHLRYNYKFHPRIAWEVFAQAQYNKVSKIDFRGLLGMGPRFKLTTSEDYKFYFGTQLMYEVEELNDGFTAIQRGFRSTSYLSFSLYPTETVTIVSTTYYQPRISDFGDYRISNQSSLLVDLFKNFAFKTTYTFIYDETPAVGIPNSQYNLESGFVYSFD, from the coding sequence ATGAAATATTTTGTTGCGCTTTTAATTATCAGCTTTTCTATTACTGCAAAATCTCAAATTCTCAATGCCGAATCACTTCGAAAAGTAACCGACACTTCTGGTTTTTCGGGCTCAGTAAGTCTTGGATTTTCACTTAAACGCAATGTAAATGATTATTTCGCTTTTAGCAGTAGCACCCATCTTCAGTATAAAATGAATAAACATTTAGTACTGCTGAAAAACGATATAGAACTAAAAAATATTGAAGGCAATAAATTTGAGAATGCAGGAATAACACATCTTCGTTATAACTATAAATTTCACCCTCGCATTGCCTGGGAAGTTTTTGCACAAGCTCAGTACAACAAGGTTTCGAAAATAGATTTTAGAGGCTTGTTGGGAATGGGCCCGCGCTTTAAATTAACTACTTCTGAGGATTATAAATTCTATTTTGGCACACAACTAATGTATGAAGTTGAGGAGCTAAACGACGGTTTTACCGCAATTCAGCGCGGATTTAGAAGCACTTCCTATCTTTCTTTCAGCTTATACCCTACCGAAACTGTGACTATTGTTAGCACTACCTATTATCAACCCCGAATAAGTGATTTTGGCGATTACCGTATTTCAAATCAGAGCTCATTGCTTGTAGATCTTTTTAAAAATTTTGCCTTTAAAACTACGTACACCTTTATTTATGACGAAACCCCAGCGGTTGGAATTCCAAATTCCCAATACAATTTGGAAAGCGGTTTTGTTTATTCTTTCGATTAA
- a CDS encoding arsenosugar biosynthesis-associated peroxidase-like protein, protein MANNNYYDPADLKKFGKISEWSKELGDKFFEYYGKVFEEGALTAREKSLIALAVAHTEMCPYCIDAYSQDGLQRGITKEEMMEAVHVGAAIKSGATLVHGVMMMNKVNKLEM, encoded by the coding sequence ATGGCCAACAACAATTATTACGACCCCGCAGATCTTAAAAAATTTGGAAAAATCTCAGAATGGAGCAAGGAGCTCGGCGACAAATTTTTTGAGTATTACGGAAAAGTTTTTGAAGAAGGTGCGCTTACTGCACGCGAAAAATCGCTAATCGCACTTGCCGTTGCCCATACCGAAATGTGCCCGTATTGCATTGATGCATATTCACAAGATGGATTGCAGCGCGGCATCACTAAGGAAGAAATGATGGAGGCCGTACACGTGGGAGCCGCTATTAAAAGCGGTGCCACCTTGGTACACGGCGTAATGATGATGAACAAGGTGAACAAGTTAGAAATGTAG